The Acanthopagrus latus isolate v.2019 chromosome 13, fAcaLat1.1, whole genome shotgun sequence genome contains a region encoding:
- the slc46a3 gene encoding solute carrier family 46 member 3, whose translation MKGLFLVEPVVALYAFSSFLIYPLVQQYVYRRLWEQLTNATYPISDNTSRCAAANSSSNHSSHHEEVQKQASLFSLYTDLFSTIPSLIVTLMLVAYSDRGGRKITIIMPLIGSLIYTSTFLAVSYFELNIYLLIGSSLLSSLFGGLGTFLGGCFAYIADLCDDHRQKTLRMAGLDMMIGLLSGVAAISTGYFLRAAGFNWPFLTSAVCQCFILLYAIFILEETVKKAPADALNIDGSPQRSALKQMTYGVYQMFAGASPRCKTVLALLMLVFTSFSFAYMGGISLITLYELNEPLCWTEILIGYGAALSTTVFLASFIGVSVFTYCGVPQLLIVLMGILSVMSGMLLLAFTKTTLLMFLVRVPMLFAIMPFPVLRSMMSKIISKSEQGALFACLSFMESLTSNIANAVFNSVYAVTVAWYPGFVFLLSAGLCFVPLVVLGVVGVIGVDVAKEEEKPEPVLSGEEEPVDDQNDSSPLLI comes from the exons ATGAAGGGTCTTTTCCTCGTGGAGCCCGTGGTCGCTCTCTACGCCTTCTCCAGTTTCCTCATCTATCCTCTCGTGCAGCAGTACGTGTACCGGAGGCTCTGGGAGCAGCTGACAAACGCCACCTATCCCATCTCTGACAACACCTCCAGATGTGCAGccgccaacagcagcagcaaccacTCGAGCCACCATGAG GAGGTACAGAAGCAGGCATCTCTCTTCTCCCTTTACACAGACCTCTTCTCCACAATCCCCTCTCTGATCGTCACCCTGATGCTTGTGGCCTACAGTGACCGCGGAGGGCGTAAGATCACGATCATCATGCCTCTCATTGGCTCGTTGATCTACACCTCGACCTTCCTGGCTGTGTCCTACTTTGAGCTCAACATCTACCTGCTCATCGGCTCCTCGCTTCTCAGCTCTCTGTTTGGCGGCCTTGGCACATTTCTGGGTGGCTGCTTCGCCTACATAGCCGACCTGTGCGACGATCATCGCCAGAAGACGCTGCGCATGGCCGGACTGGACATGATGATCGGCCTGCTGTCCGGAGTGGCCGCTATATCGACGGGCTACTTTCTGAGAGCTGCGGGCTTTAACTGGCCTTTCCTCACCTCTGCCGTGTGCCAGTGTTTTATCCTACTCTATGCCATTTTCATCCTAGAGGAGACTGTGAAGAAGGCTCCCGCTGATGCCTTAAATATAGACGGGTCTCCTCAGCGTTCAGCCTTGAAACAGATGACCTACGGGGTCTACCAGATGTTCGCAGGAGCCAGCCCCAGGTGCAAGACTGTCCTCGCCCTCCTGATGCTTGTCTTCACCAGCTTCTCCTTCGCCTATATGGGTGGGATCTCCTTGATCACGCTGTATGAGCTTAATGAACCGCTATGCTGGACCGAGATTTTGATCGGCTACGGCGCAGCTCTTTCCACAACTGTGTTCCTGGCCAGTTTCATTGGAGTGTCCGTGTTCACGTACTGCGGCGTGCCACAGCTGCTCATTGTCCTGATGGGGATCCTGTCCGTCATGTCGGGCATGCTCCTGCTGGCGTTTACTAAGACCACTTTACTGATGTTTTTAG TGAGGGTGCCGATGCTCTTCGCTATCATGCCTTTCCCCGTCCTGCGCTCCATGATGTCAAAGATCATCTCGAAGTCTGAGCAGG gagccCTGTTTGCCTGTCTCTCCTTCATGGAGAGTTTAACCAGCAATATAGCGAACGCGGTCTTCAACAGCGTGTATGCTGTCACCGTGGCATGGTACCCTGGCTTCgttttcctcctgtctgcaGGACTCTGTTTCGTCCCTCTAGTTGTCCTAGG GGTGGTGGGTGTGATAGGAGTGGATGTTgccaaagaggaagaaaagccAGAGCCCGTCCTCTCAGGGGAAGAGGAGCCTGTTGATGATCAGAACGACAGCAGCCCTCTTCTTATTTAA